One Amycolatopsis thermophila DNA segment encodes these proteins:
- a CDS encoding alpha/beta hydrolase codes for MQILVHGWSYARYYWDLPYEPDTYSYVRAANKRGYATLDMDRLGDGQSTHPLSAFDNFYADVSTVHQVITALRDGGLGARFGKVIEVGHSLGGIVTMTEAGIYRDVDAIIPTGIAHSLNYVNVVTKIIADDYPATADPKFTSAGLDPAYLTSYPGTRGGFYLSGPTATDSAVVAKDEQLKETGNLVELATLAGYNVLNVDRTLNIPVYAVVGQHDPFICGLLGPSCGSSQALADFERPFYGPGATVVADVVPDSGHDLQLERSAPESNARMLDFSDKYVGAGNALRNTAPGAAAPVRAPANPAPSLAAKAINAAVIQAVVPAIALLQQASNTVPGLGDNQDPIPGMAAALSTIGNLTDALVGTFPEGVIAGS; via the coding sequence GTGCAAATCCTCGTTCACGGCTGGTCCTACGCGCGGTACTACTGGGACCTGCCGTACGAGCCGGACACCTACTCCTACGTCCGGGCGGCGAACAAGCGCGGCTACGCGACGCTGGACATGGACCGCCTCGGTGACGGCCAGTCGACGCACCCGCTGAGCGCCTTCGACAACTTCTACGCCGATGTCAGCACCGTCCACCAGGTGATCACCGCCTTGCGCGACGGCGGGCTCGGGGCCCGGTTCGGCAAGGTGATCGAGGTCGGGCACAGTCTCGGCGGCATCGTGACGATGACCGAGGCGGGCATCTACCGCGACGTCGATGCGATCATCCCGACCGGAATCGCGCATTCACTGAACTACGTCAACGTGGTCACCAAGATCATCGCTGACGACTACCCGGCGACGGCCGACCCCAAGTTCACCTCTGCCGGGCTCGATCCGGCCTACCTGACCAGCTATCCCGGCACCCGGGGCGGGTTCTACCTCAGCGGTCCCACCGCAACGGACTCCGCAGTCGTCGCGAAGGACGAGCAGCTCAAGGAGACCGGCAACCTGGTGGAGCTGGCCACGCTGGCGGGCTACAACGTCCTGAACGTCGACCGGACGCTGAACATCCCCGTCTACGCGGTAGTCGGCCAGCACGACCCCTTCATCTGCGGTCTGCTCGGGCCGAGTTGCGGCAGCTCCCAGGCGCTGGCCGACTTCGAGCGCCCGTTCTACGGTCCGGGCGCGACGGTCGTCGCCGACGTGGTTCCGGACAGCGGTCATGACCTCCAGCTGGAGCGGAGCGCGCCGGAGAGCAACGCGCGGATGCTCGACTTCTCCGACAAGTACGTCGGGGCGGGCAACGCCCTTCGCAACACCGCGCCGGGGGCGGCGGCTCCGGTGCGCGCCCCGGCGAACCCGGCGCCAAGCCTGGCAGCAAAGGCCATCAACGCCGCGGTCATCCAGGCGGTCGTCCCGGCGATAGCGTTGCTGCAGCAGGCGAGCAATACCGTGCCGGGGCTGGGCGACAACCAGGATCCCATTCCCGGGATGGCGGCCGCCTTGTCGACCATCGGCAACCTCACCGACGCGCTCGTCGGGACGTTCCCGGAGGGCGTGATCGCCGGCAGCTGA
- a CDS encoding cation diffusion facilitator family transporter — MWSPPHSHDSADRFDSALETSKRGMRTLVWSFLALFVTAIAQLVIVLFTGSVALLGDTIHNFADALTALPVGIAFALGRRAASRRFTYGLGRAEDLAGVVVVVIIALSAALAGYEAVERLIDPQPVTGLWVVAAAGVIGFLGNELVARWRITVGGQIGSAALVADGLHARADGFTSLAVVLGGGLGFPYPHRGRSAPARARGRAPARPRRSASDGRRGAHRAVAGADAAHELLAHH; from the coding sequence ATGTGGTCGCCCCCGCACAGCCACGACAGCGCCGACCGGTTCGACAGCGCGCTGGAGACCAGCAAGCGCGGGATGCGCACCCTGGTGTGGTCCTTCCTGGCGTTGTTCGTGACGGCGATCGCGCAGCTGGTGATCGTGCTGTTCACCGGCTCGGTCGCCCTGCTGGGCGACACGATCCACAACTTCGCCGACGCGCTCACGGCGCTGCCGGTCGGCATCGCCTTCGCGCTCGGCCGTCGCGCCGCCTCGCGCCGGTTCACCTACGGCCTGGGCCGCGCCGAAGACCTCGCCGGGGTGGTGGTCGTGGTGATCATCGCGCTGTCCGCGGCGCTGGCCGGCTACGAGGCCGTCGAGCGCCTGATCGACCCGCAGCCGGTCACCGGGCTCTGGGTGGTCGCCGCGGCCGGGGTGATCGGATTCCTGGGTAACGAGCTCGTCGCCCGGTGGCGCATCACCGTCGGCGGGCAGATCGGGTCGGCCGCGCTGGTCGCCGACGGACTGCACGCCCGCGCCGACGGCTTCACCTCGCTCGCCGTAGTGCTCGGCGGCGGGCTCGGGTTCCCCTACCCTCACCGTGGCCGAAGCGCACCGGCTCGCGCACGAGGTCGAGCACCGGCTCGTCCACGACGTTCCGCGTCTGACGGCCGCCGTGGTGCACACCGAGCCGTCGCAGGCGCCGACGCCGCCCACGAACTCCTGGCGCACCATTAG
- a CDS encoding methyltransferase domain-containing protein: MELGHLFTGEPQADAPGAIGRARLYDTFSAVVFAGRRRRTFGALVDLSGAQPGDRVLDVGCGPGYLTALAARAVSPGGEAVGIDPSAPMINRARRVRGSANCSFELGKAEALAAPDESFDVVVSSLALHHVPEPGRATAVREMFRVLRPGGRIVLADYHPSHGHFGGRLVGAAMRHNPVERIAPMIRDAGFAAVTDGDLPPFLYYVRAIRPETRVQQ; this comes from the coding sequence GTGGAGCTGGGACACCTGTTCACAGGGGAACCGCAGGCGGACGCACCGGGGGCCATCGGTCGCGCCCGGTTGTACGACACGTTTTCGGCAGTGGTGTTCGCCGGACGGCGTCGGCGCACCTTCGGGGCGCTCGTCGACCTGAGCGGGGCGCAGCCAGGGGACCGTGTGCTCGACGTGGGCTGTGGGCCCGGCTACTTGACCGCGCTGGCGGCGAGGGCGGTGTCGCCCGGCGGTGAGGCAGTGGGGATCGACCCGTCCGCGCCGATGATCAACCGGGCCCGACGGGTGCGCGGCAGCGCGAACTGCTCCTTCGAACTCGGGAAGGCCGAAGCCCTCGCCGCCCCGGACGAGTCGTTCGACGTGGTGGTCTCCAGCCTCGCGTTGCATCACGTTCCGGAGCCAGGGCGGGCCACCGCGGTGCGGGAGATGTTCCGGGTGCTGCGGCCGGGCGGGCGCATCGTGCTGGCCGATTACCACCCCTCGCACGGCCACTTCGGCGGCAGGCTTGTCGGCGCCGCGATGCGGCACAACCCCGTCGAACGGATCGCGCCGATGATCCGGGACGCGGGCTTCGCCGCCGTGACCGACGGCGATTTGCCCCCGTTCCTGTACTACGTGCGGGCCATCCGGCCCGAGACCCGGGTCCAGCAATGA
- a CDS encoding TetR/AcrR family transcriptional regulator, with protein MSDEQATRRPRMTAQQRRESILAAATEVFAETGYQRGKTSAVAQRVGVSEPVIFQNFGTKAALFAAVVTRHADQVCAWLDRLTAQRVSVAGLLAAALDPTHVEHIHDAGTIGALFAEASTLTGEPEIEAAAHRANQRIAGALTNLLEQGRRAGELRADLDTESGAWWLLSLAASQKFRRAAAPETIEARLAKTTLEFFIGNEH; from the coding sequence GTGAGCGACGAGCAGGCCACCCGGCGCCCTCGGATGACGGCGCAGCAGCGCCGCGAGTCGATCCTGGCCGCGGCGACCGAAGTGTTCGCCGAGACCGGGTATCAGCGCGGCAAGACCTCCGCGGTGGCACAACGGGTCGGTGTCAGCGAGCCGGTGATCTTCCAGAACTTCGGCACGAAAGCGGCTCTGTTCGCAGCGGTCGTCACCCGGCACGCCGACCAGGTCTGCGCCTGGCTCGACCGGCTCACCGCACAACGGGTCTCCGTGGCGGGCCTGCTGGCCGCGGCACTGGACCCCACACACGTGGAGCACATCCACGATGCCGGAACGATCGGCGCCCTGTTCGCCGAGGCGTCCACACTGACCGGCGAACCCGAGATCGAAGCTGCAGCGCACCGCGCGAACCAGCGCATCGCCGGCGCCCTCACGAACCTTCTCGAGCAGGGCCGCCGCGCGGGCGAACTGCGTGCCGACCTCGACACCGAGTCCGGTGCCTGGTGGCTGCTCTCTCTCGCGGCATCACAGAAGTTCCGCCGCGCCGCCGCTCCCGAGACCATCGAGGCCCGCCTCGCGAAGACAACGCTGGAATTCTTCATCGGGAACGAGCATTAG